The following proteins are co-located in the Firmicutes bacterium HGW-Firmicutes-1 genome:
- a CDS encoding histidine kinase, translating into MMVILNEKEVFIINRVEEFDLILKNKSITIVYQPIISLQNGDILGYEALMRGPEDSFIRSPLELIEVAKENNRIFELEMLSREKAISGAKELNKNMQLFINIEPDILKDIHYKMGHTKALLEQNGLSENNIVLEITERTAIADYGKYIDLIDNYKKQGYKIAIDDVGSGYSGLARINNTKPEYIKIDMDLIRGIDKDSFKQSLLTALVKFASMTGMRTIAEGIETKEELETIIRLGVHYGQGYFIARPNAKIIKKMDDIKDLILDTVYKRDKLTAYDIYTCKIGAIAETGHSKHSYDLCYMIKEYMYKKQCEGVAIVNEYKEPIGLIMKTDLDAKMATQYGYSIYAKRQVLLLMDHYPIIVDYNIPIKRVSEIVTLREVDKVYDNIIVTQNGEYYGIVSVRNLLQQITNIETNYARHLNPLTLLPGNKIINSIISKNISLNKKVAICYLDLDNFKVYNDTYGFENGDKIIKMTARIIEKHVQNYFPFDSFIGHIGGDDFVFIIQNNLDNLNEALIRILDEFDQSIKQFFSQDDLIKGKIYAYDRNKSLKEFDITSASIGVYSGGLQGFQCVEKFGEYIGGIKKKAKETTGNCYVIYDENNRMVNHYCSNKIDVIEEREQIELQVVRGVKDLQATQ; encoded by the coding sequence ATGATGGTCATATTAAATGAAAAGGAAGTGTTTATCATTAACCGAGTTGAAGAATTTGACTTGATATTGAAAAATAAAAGTATAACTATTGTTTATCAACCGATTATTTCCTTGCAAAATGGCGACATTTTAGGATATGAGGCTTTAATGAGAGGTCCTGAAGATTCATTTATTAGGTCCCCACTTGAATTAATTGAAGTTGCAAAAGAGAACAATCGAATCTTTGAATTGGAAATGCTTAGTAGAGAAAAGGCTATTTCAGGTGCAAAAGAATTAAATAAAAACATGCAATTATTCATTAATATAGAGCCAGATATATTAAAAGATATTCATTATAAAATGGGACATACCAAGGCATTATTAGAACAAAATGGCTTGAGCGAGAACAACATTGTATTGGAAATTACAGAACGTACTGCAATAGCTGATTATGGAAAGTACATTGATTTAATAGATAACTATAAAAAACAGGGTTACAAAATTGCTATTGACGATGTTGGAAGTGGATATTCGGGGCTAGCAAGAATTAACAACACGAAACCGGAATATATCAAAATAGACATGGATTTAATTAGAGGTATAGATAAAGACTCTTTTAAGCAATCATTATTAACAGCATTGGTTAAGTTTGCTTCAATGACGGGTATGCGTACGATAGCAGAGGGTATTGAGACAAAGGAAGAGCTTGAAACCATTATTCGACTAGGTGTTCATTATGGACAAGGTTATTTTATTGCGCGTCCCAATGCAAAAATAATAAAAAAAATGGATGATATTAAGGATTTGATTTTAGATACTGTTTATAAAAGGGACAAACTTACTGCATATGATATTTATACTTGTAAAATTGGTGCAATTGCAGAAACTGGTCATTCCAAGCATTCTTATGATTTGTGTTATATGATTAAAGAATATATGTATAAGAAACAATGTGAGGGGGTAGCGATAGTTAATGAATATAAAGAACCTATTGGATTGATCATGAAAACGGATTTAGATGCTAAAATGGCTACGCAATATGGATATTCTATTTATGCTAAACGACAAGTCCTTCTTCTAATGGATCATTATCCAATTATTGTAGATTATAATATACCGATTAAAAGAGTATCAGAAATCGTAACATTAAGAGAAGTTGACAAAGTATATGACAATATTATTGTCACACAAAATGGTGAGTATTACGGGATTGTTTCTGTAAGAAATTTATTGCAACAAATTACCAATATTGAAACCAATTATGCAAGACATCTAAACCCTCTTACTTTACTACCAGGTAATAAAATCATCAACAGTATTATTTCGAAAAACATTTCTTTAAATAAAAAAGTAGCTATTTGTTACTTGGATTTAGATAATTTTAAAGTCTATAATGATACCTATGGCTTCGAAAATGGGGATAAAATTATTAAAATGACAGCTAGAATTATTGAAAAACATGTTCAAAATTATTTTCCTTTTGATAGTTTTATTGGACACATTGGTGGAGATGATTTTGTGTTTATTATTCAGAATAATCTAGACAATCTGAACGAAGCGCTGATTCGTATATTAGATGAATTTGACCAATCTATAAAACAATTTTTTAGTCAAGATGACTTAATAAAAGGGAAAATATACGCATATGATAGAAACAAAAGTCTTAAAGAATTTGATATTACGTCTGCATCAATTGGTGTGTATTCGGGAGGACTACAAGGTTTTCAGTGCGTAGAAAAATTTGGTGAATACATAGGTGGAATCAAGAAAAAAGCCAAAGAAACAACAGGAAATTGTTACGTAATCTATGATGAAAATAATAGGATGGTTAACCATTATTGTAGCAATAAAATTGATGTGATAGAAGAAAGGGAACAAATTGAACTCCAAGTAGTACGAGGAGTAAAAGATTTGCAAGCTACTCAGTGA
- a CDS encoding nitronate monooxygenase: MNIPKMKIGDLTFKIPIIQGGMGIGVSRSSLASAVANEGGLGVISGAQIGYEELDFETNSKEANIRTIKSEITKAKEKSPDGFIGINLMVAMKNYAEMVKAAVEAKVDVIISGAGLPLDLPALVDNTKVKIIPIVSSLKAARIITTSWRKNYNREADAIIIEGPEAGGHLGFKYNELIEHTTQTLETIVVEVLEYLKDSNIEIPVIAAGGIFSGADIGKFLKLGASGVQMATRFVTTPECDASDEFKKAYLDAKEEDIVITNSPVGLPGRALYNNFLKKRDITKREAITKCYACLNKCDPTQTPYCITKALVTSVKGNVQDGLMFVGSNVYKCTKIESVKDIIAGLMLELQTV; encoded by the coding sequence ATGAATATACCTAAAATGAAAATTGGTGATCTTACATTTAAGATACCTATTATACAAGGTGGTATGGGAATTGGAGTATCTCGTTCTTCTTTAGCCTCCGCTGTTGCAAATGAAGGTGGTTTAGGTGTCATATCCGGTGCACAGATTGGTTATGAAGAATTAGACTTTGAAACAAATTCCAAGGAAGCCAATATAAGAACTATTAAAAGTGAAATAACAAAGGCAAAAGAAAAGAGCCCTGATGGTTTCATTGGCATAAATTTAATGGTTGCCATGAAAAATTATGCAGAAATGGTTAAAGCTGCTGTAGAAGCAAAAGTAGACGTTATTATTTCTGGTGCCGGTCTTCCTCTTGACTTACCTGCACTTGTTGATAATACAAAGGTCAAAATTATACCTATTGTATCTTCCCTAAAAGCTGCAAGAATCATTACAACCTCTTGGCGAAAGAATTACAACCGAGAAGCAGATGCAATCATCATTGAAGGTCCTGAAGCAGGTGGACATCTTGGATTTAAGTATAATGAGTTAATTGAACATACGACACAAACCCTTGAGACTATAGTGGTTGAGGTGCTTGAATATCTTAAGGATTCTAACATAGAGATTCCAGTTATTGCCGCTGGTGGTATTTTTAGTGGTGCGGATATTGGTAAGTTCTTAAAATTAGGTGCATCTGGAGTTCAAATGGCAACTAGATTCGTAACAACTCCTGAATGTGATGCAAGCGATGAATTCAAAAAGGCATATTTAGATGCAAAGGAAGAAGATATCGTCATTACCAACAGTCCTGTAGGTCTACCTGGTAGGGCACTGTATAATAACTTTCTAAAAAAACGTGATATCACAAAAAGAGAAGCAATTACTAAATGCTATGCCTGCCTCAACAAATGTGATCCCACACAAACACCATATTGTATAACCAAAGCACTTGTTACTTCGGTTAAAGGAAATGTTCAAGATGGTCTAATGTTTGTTGGAAGCAACGTTTATAAATGTACTAAAATCGAATCCGTAAAAGACATCATTGCAGGGCTCATGCTAGAATTACAAACCGTATAA
- a CDS encoding sensor histidine kinase produces MDTKLKNIKYALGSKIIATVLALICFIGATGSGIYLLYHHEEVITKSYLETSNFQREFTDLLHNIIELKTVLIDEETIKASNNELYMIQDNLKRLKTIENNISGTKNFFFLIQNTKTNDQMTNVTAPDKVKFIQNMPMSVYFNELESNYTTTKNYRYQYYFDFNSMLAQTNYEIYASIQEPLQPGDIFYDSYVTYNKIKDNIKNIMIIGIVSFVTLLGLMIYLFCVAGRREKGGHIHLIFIDKIYTDMHSLLVLLAAIISVGFVGQFSYYGDDLELIIITSMVLSIDFMIGLSYLLSMIRQIKNKQLITNSLFYVILKAFRNFIKMCFNGKVFKVWLMLLLLAYGGINSIVFALSILGGYTSFFFGTIFLIGFNTVVLIFLGKSLVSLSKIMEATKEISKGNLDYKIDSSKISVAFSSFAEDVQSLQIGLKKAVIEAVKGERMKTDLITNVSHDLKTPLTSIITYVDLLKKEELKNEIANGYVEILEEKSNRLKNLVEDLVEASKASSGNLIVTAEKVDLHELMLQACGEYEELIKASELDIRINSDLSTLVSADGKYMWRIVENLMSNVIKYSLKSSRVYIDIIQTATHGQLTVKNISAMPLDISPEQLTERFVRGEVSRTTEGSGLGLSIAQSLTTLQGGTFKIEIDGDLYKAIVALPLWHPQLTDIEVENKE; encoded by the coding sequence TTGGATACAAAATTGAAAAATATTAAATATGCGTTAGGTTCAAAAATAATAGCTACTGTTTTAGCTTTGATTTGTTTTATTGGGGCTACTGGAAGCGGTATTTATTTATTGTATCATCATGAAGAAGTCATTACTAAAAGTTACCTTGAAACCTCCAACTTTCAACGTGAATTCACAGATCTTTTACATAATATTATTGAATTAAAAACTGTGCTCATTGATGAAGAAACCATCAAAGCATCAAACAATGAATTATATATGATTCAAGATAATTTGAAGCGCTTAAAGACTATTGAAAATAATATCTCTGGTACCAAAAACTTCTTCTTTTTAATTCAAAATACGAAAACCAATGATCAAATGACAAATGTAACGGCCCCAGATAAAGTAAAATTCATTCAAAATATGCCAATGAGCGTTTATTTTAATGAACTCGAATCAAATTATACCACTACAAAAAACTATAGATATCAATATTATTTTGATTTTAATTCTATGCTAGCTCAAACAAATTATGAAATATATGCATCTATTCAAGAACCACTACAACCTGGAGATATATTTTATGATTCCTATGTGACCTATAACAAAATTAAAGATAATATTAAAAATATTATGATCATTGGTATTGTTTCATTTGTTACTTTACTTGGTTTAATGATTTATCTCTTTTGTGTTGCAGGAAGAAGAGAAAAGGGTGGACATATTCACTTAATCTTTATTGATAAAATATATACCGATATGCATTCTTTGTTGGTTCTATTAGCCGCAATTATCTCAGTTGGTTTTGTAGGTCAATTTTCATATTATGGTGATGATCTTGAACTCATTATAATCACATCAATGGTGCTCTCAATTGATTTTATGATTGGCCTAAGTTACTTACTTTCAATGATAAGACAAATTAAAAACAAGCAGTTAATAACGAATTCCTTATTTTATGTTATATTAAAAGCATTCAGAAACTTTATTAAAATGTGCTTTAACGGCAAGGTATTCAAGGTATGGCTCATGCTCTTACTTTTAGCCTATGGCGGTATAAATAGTATTGTATTTGCTTTGTCAATTTTAGGTGGCTATACATCATTTTTCTTTGGTACAATTTTCTTAATTGGTTTTAATACTGTTGTTTTAATATTTTTAGGCAAGTCACTTGTTTCCCTATCCAAAATAATGGAAGCAACAAAAGAGATATCAAAAGGCAACTTAGACTACAAAATAGATTCTTCTAAAATATCCGTTGCATTCTCAAGCTTTGCGGAAGACGTTCAAAGTTTACAGATTGGACTTAAAAAAGCAGTTATAGAGGCCGTTAAAGGTGAGCGAATGAAAACAGATCTTATTACAAATGTTTCTCATGATTTAAAAACTCCTTTGACCTCTATTATCACATATGTAGACCTTCTGAAAAAAGAAGAATTAAAAAATGAGATAGCCAATGGATATGTAGAAATACTAGAAGAAAAATCAAATAGATTAAAAAATCTGGTCGAAGATTTGGTTGAAGCGAGCAAAGCATCAAGTGGAAATCTTATAGTTACTGCTGAAAAAGTAGATTTACATGAGCTGATGTTACAAGCATGTGGTGAATATGAAGAACTAATTAAAGCTTCTGAATTAGATATTCGAATAAATTCAGATCTTTCTACCCTTGTAAGTGCGGATGGGAAGTATATGTGGCGAATCGTCGAAAATTTAATGTCAAATGTAATAAAGTACTCGCTTAAGAGTTCCAGAGTATATATTGATATCATTCAAACGGCTACACACGGTCAGTTAACAGTAAAAAACATTTCGGCTATGCCCCTTGATATTTCCCCTGAACAATTGACAGAAAGGTTTGTGCGTGGTGAAGTATCAAGAACTACTGAAGGCTCTGGCTTAGGGCTATCTATAGCTCAAAGCTTAACTACCCTTCAAGGTGGTACGTTTAAGATAGAGATTGATGGGGATTTATATAAAGCGATTGTTGCATTACCATTGTGGCATCCGCAATTAACAGATATTGAAGTGGAAAATAAAGAGTAA
- a CDS encoding oxidoreductase, protein MMIGFIGTGVMGRSMALHLIENGYNLIVYNRTKARAEDLLEMGAIWKDTVGEVAREADVIITMVGYPKDVEEIYLSENGIIQCAKPGSTMIDMTTSKPSLAKQIHEIAKTKGLHALDAPVSGGDIGAKNATLAIMVGGDLKVFEEMKTIFECMGKNIVWQGEAGAGQHTKMCNQIAIASNMIGVCEAMVYAKKAGLDPEIVLKSIGAGAAGSWSLSNLAPRMIKGDFAPGFYVKHFIKDMSIALTEAKEMGFSAPGLELSKSLYDLIASDGKEDHGTQVLFQLLNNQKLL, encoded by the coding sequence ATGATGATTGGGTTTATTGGAACAGGCGTAATGGGTAGAAGCATGGCGTTACATTTAATAGAGAACGGCTATAACTTGATTGTATATAATAGAACGAAAGCAAGAGCTGAGGATTTACTAGAAATGGGCGCCATATGGAAGGACACTGTTGGTGAGGTTGCTAGGGAAGCAGATGTCATTATTACAATGGTAGGATACCCAAAGGATGTCGAAGAGATATATTTGAGTGAAAATGGAATTATTCAATGTGCAAAGCCGGGAAGTACAATGATTGACATGACGACCTCCAAGCCTTCTTTGGCAAAACAAATTCATGAAATAGCTAAGACCAAAGGTCTGCATGCATTAGATGCTCCTGTTTCCGGTGGTGATATTGGTGCTAAAAACGCTACTCTAGCAATTATGGTAGGTGGAGATTTAAAGGTATTTGAGGAAATGAAAACTATATTTGAATGTATGGGTAAAAATATTGTATGGCAGGGAGAAGCAGGAGCGGGACAACATACAAAAATGTGCAATCAAATAGCGATTGCATCAAATATGATAGGTGTATGTGAAGCAATGGTATATGCAAAAAAAGCTGGACTTGATCCGGAAATTGTTTTGAAAAGTATCGGAGCTGGTGCGGCGGGTAGCTGGTCATTGAGTAATTTGGCTCCGAGAATGATTAAGGGTGACTTTGCACCAGGGTTTTATGTTAAGCATTTTATTAAAGATATGAGTATAGCATTGACTGAAGCAAAGGAAATGGGGTTTAGTGCACCGGGATTAGAGTTATCAAAAAGTTTATATGATCTGATTGCAAGTGATGGAAAGGAAGATCATGGCACACAGGTTTTATTCCAATTATTGAATAATCAAAAGTTACTTTAA
- a CDS encoding class I SAM-dependent methyltransferase — protein sequence MQKINAEFVRHAFASKDSLREYSIAAMEIELWESEKIIFEKYFNKEDRILDIGCGTGRVTFGLHNFGYNSLIGVDVSKEMLKEAIRINNIRNATIEFRLGDATKLDLGDKIFDGAIFAYNGLMQIPWLENRMKAFKEINRILKLGAIFIFTTHDLKTKDVNVQRYWKEEMELWSKGKQDPRLPEFGDLLYKSFDRQMYMHVPSREEIVNCLSATGFEIVEDLYRPEIIEESEEVQCFSDDCRFWIVRKTIDVSL from the coding sequence ATGCAGAAAATTAACGCAGAATTTGTTAGACATGCCTTTGCGAGTAAGGATTCGTTAAGGGAATATAGTATTGCTGCTATGGAAATAGAGTTATGGGAATCTGAAAAAATTATATTCGAAAAATATTTTAATAAAGAAGATAGAATCCTTGATATTGGATGCGGAACAGGCAGAGTTACGTTTGGACTTCACAATTTTGGATATAATAGCCTTATTGGGGTTGATGTATCAAAAGAAATGCTTAAGGAAGCAATTCGCATTAATAATATAAGGAATGCTACCATTGAATTTAGACTTGGAGATGCTACTAAGCTAGACTTAGGAGATAAGATATTTGATGGGGCTATTTTTGCGTATAATGGATTAATGCAAATACCTTGGTTGGAAAACAGAATGAAGGCATTTAAAGAAATAAATAGAATCCTTAAGTTAGGTGCCATATTTATTTTTACTACGCATGATCTGAAGACTAAGGACGTAAATGTTCAAAGGTATTGGAAAGAAGAAATGGAATTATGGAGCAAAGGAAAGCAAGATCCAAGGCTTCCTGAGTTTGGAGATCTACTATATAAAAGTTTTGATAGGCAAATGTATATGCATGTTCCAAGTAGAGAAGAAATAGTGAATTGTTTAAGCGCAACTGGTTTTGAAATTGTCGAGGACTTATATAGACCAGAGATCATTGAGGAATCAGAAGAAGTGCAGTGCTTTTCGGATGATTGTAGATTCTGGATTGTTAGAAAAACAATAGACGTATCCCTTTAA
- a CDS encoding DNA-binding response regulator, whose protein sequence is MNSLNILVCDDEIAIVDALEIYLKQENYGVIKAYTGTQALKALSENEIHLIILDIMMPELDGLTTTLKIRETQNIPIILLSAKSEDTDKIIGLNFGADDYVTKPFNPLELLARVKSQMRRYTALGSIAQKANVLKTGALELDQDTKELHLDSETIKLTATEYGIVKLLMENLGKVFSINQIYERVWNEPSFSAENTVAVHIRRIREKIEINSKDPKYLKVVWGIGYKIEKY, encoded by the coding sequence ATGAATTCACTAAATATCCTAGTATGTGACGATGAAATTGCAATTGTAGATGCTCTTGAAATCTACCTTAAGCAAGAAAATTATGGAGTAATAAAAGCTTATACTGGTACACAGGCTCTAAAGGCATTATCAGAAAACGAAATCCATTTGATCATATTGGATATTATGATGCCCGAGTTAGACGGACTAACAACAACTCTTAAAATAAGAGAAACTCAAAATATACCAATCATTCTTTTGTCAGCAAAATCTGAGGATACAGATAAGATAATAGGGCTTAACTTCGGAGCAGATGATTATGTTACCAAACCCTTCAATCCTTTAGAGCTCCTTGCAAGAGTGAAGTCTCAAATGCGTCGCTATACTGCACTCGGAAGTATCGCTCAAAAAGCAAATGTATTAAAAACTGGTGCACTTGAGCTCGATCAAGACACCAAAGAACTGCACTTAGATTCCGAAACGATTAAACTTACTGCTACTGAATATGGCATTGTTAAGCTTCTCATGGAAAATTTAGGGAAAGTTTTTTCTATTAATCAAATTTATGAACGGGTCTGGAATGAACCCTCTTTTTCTGCTGAAAATACCGTTGCTGTACACATAAGACGTATTAGAGAAAAGATAGAAATTAATTCCAAGGATCCGAAATACTTAAAGGTGGTGTGGGGCATTGGATACAAAATTGAAAAATATTAA
- a CDS encoding chemotaxis protein CheX: MNVEYLNPVVSAATYVLKEACGLDISTGNPYLTQAVYDERIFIVMIGITGQLHGQVILSMNEKVACMVASKMMMGMPVNELNDIARSALGELMNMTMGNAVTMFFNKGITLDITPPTIFLSNTLTMNVGDAKMICIPITFDGDLLIELNIAIKENKS; this comes from the coding sequence ATGAACGTTGAATATTTAAATCCGGTAGTGAGTGCTGCAACATATGTATTAAAGGAAGCGTGTGGTTTGGATATAAGCACAGGGAATCCATATTTGACACAGGCAGTATACGATGAGAGGATTTTCATAGTAATGATTGGCATTACAGGTCAGCTTCATGGACAAGTTATATTAAGCATGAATGAAAAAGTTGCCTGTATGGTTGCTTCAAAAATGATGATGGGAATGCCAGTAAATGAATTAAATGATATTGCAAGGAGTGCCCTAGGTGAGCTAATGAATATGACTATGGGAAATGCTGTTACAATGTTTTTTAACAAAGGGATAACCTTAGATATAACACCTCCAACAATATTTTTAAGTAATACGTTGACAATGAACGTAGGTGACGCAAAAATGATTTGCATACCAATAACCTTCGATGGAGATTTGTTAATCGAATTAAATATTGCTATTAAGGAAAATAAGAGCTAA
- a CDS encoding RNA 2',3'-cyclic phosphodiesterase, whose product MRAFYGIVFDDETKNKIYGIQSEVKKYTSRGKFVPLANFHITLKFLGDIDPKEFDDYCDLLESAVGGFNAFQIVTKGIGEFTKANKAMPYIGIKESKALIAMNNNIQQMVNRSYLLRHENFTPHITLARQVETKERLSDIEITNFNIEVNKIALFESKNEKNKLVYEERAIIRLV is encoded by the coding sequence ATGAGAGCATTCTATGGAATAGTTTTTGATGATGAAACTAAGAATAAGATTTATGGTATTCAAAGTGAAGTTAAGAAGTATACAAGTAGAGGTAAGTTTGTGCCGTTAGCTAATTTTCACATAACACTAAAATTTTTAGGTGATATCGACCCAAAAGAATTTGATGATTATTGTGATTTACTTGAAAGTGCGGTCGGGGGCTTTAATGCCTTTCAAATCGTTACGAAAGGAATAGGTGAATTTACCAAGGCGAACAAGGCAATGCCATATATAGGAATTAAAGAGAGTAAAGCACTTATTGCCATGAATAATAATATTCAACAAATGGTAAATAGAAGTTATTTGTTAAGACATGAAAACTTCACGCCACATATTACCTTAGCCAGACAGGTTGAAACCAAAGAGCGGCTAAGTGATATAGAAATTACGAACTTTAATATTGAAGTAAATAAAATTGCTTTATTTGAAAGTAAGAATGAGAAAAATAAACTTGTATATGAAGAGAGAGCAATTATTAGACTTGTTTAA
- the gap gene encoding type I glyceraldehyde-3-phosphate dehydrogenase — MAVKVGINGFGRIGRLVFRAAIDNAEVEVVGINDPFIDLEYMVYMLKYDSVHGQFKGEISISGDKLVVNGKDVSVFASMKADEINWASCGAEYVVESTGVFTTTESASAHLKGGAKKVVISAPSADAPMFVMGVNQEKYTKDMVVVSNASCTTNCLAPIAKVLNDNFGIVEGLMTTVHATTATQKTVDGPSKKDWRGGRAAAANIIPSSTGAAKAVGKVIPELAGKLTGMAFRVPTINVSVVDLTCRLEKPATYAEIKAVMKKASENEFKGILGYTEDAVVSSDFITDPRTSIFDANAGISLNDNFVKVVSWYDNEWGYSNKVIDLIAYMAKVDAK; from the coding sequence ATGGCAGTAAAAGTAGGTATTAATGGTTTTGGACGTATTGGACGTCTTGTATTTCGTGCAGCAATTGACAACGCAGAGGTAGAAGTGGTAGGGATTAATGATCCTTTCATCGACCTTGAATACATGGTATACATGTTAAAGTATGATTCTGTACATGGACAATTTAAAGGTGAAATTTCTATTAGTGGAGACAAACTTGTTGTTAATGGCAAGGATGTTTCTGTATTTGCTTCAATGAAAGCGGATGAAATTAATTGGGCTTCATGTGGAGCTGAATATGTAGTTGAATCAACAGGCGTATTCACAACAACTGAAAGCGCTTCCGCACATTTAAAGGGTGGAGCTAAAAAAGTTGTAATTAGTGCACCATCTGCTGATGCACCAATGTTTGTTATGGGTGTTAACCAAGAAAAATACACTAAAGATATGGTGGTTGTTTCTAATGCATCTTGTACAACAAACTGTTTAGCACCAATTGCAAAAGTACTTAACGATAACTTTGGTATCGTAGAAGGCTTAATGACTACTGTTCATGCTACAACTGCTACTCAAAAAACAGTTGATGGCCCATCAAAAAAAGACTGGAGAGGCGGACGTGCAGCAGCAGCTAACATCATCCCTTCATCAACAGGCGCAGCAAAAGCAGTTGGTAAAGTAATTCCTGAATTAGCAGGTAAATTAACTGGTATGGCTTTCCGTGTACCAACAATCAACGTTTCAGTTGTTGACTTAACTTGCCGTTTAGAAAAACCAGCTACTTATGCTGAAATCAAAGCGGTTATGAAAAAAGCTTCTGAAAATGAATTCAAAGGTATCTTAGGATATACTGAAGATGCAGTTGTATCAAGCGACTTCATTACAGACCCTAGAACTTCAATCTTTGATGCTAACGCGGGTATTAGCTTAAACGATAACTTCGTTAAAGTAGTTTCTTGGTATGATAACGAATGGGGTTATTCAAACAAAGTAATCGACCTTATTGCATACATGGCTAAGGTAGACGCTAAATAA
- a CDS encoding helix-turn-helix transcriptional regulator, translating into MGITTLNLRLDQRKFAVICFSFFFAWILAVPFEGQVLYALTEKANVDPSKYIFISILANFIGLISCGFIVRKQISAKIVMIISILICVSGSMVFFLEFSMLWYIALIIASFFAGLFVASFGFYVKNYAASDQRYKMAADVLIYSNIIMIIINVITVNLSVQLGLMISIAVLLVALVAVYKLEAYPDHKNTIHRSKLEEHKQLPSVLKPFLILCLFITIITINSGLMYQVVTPAYGHFEVLASYYWAVPYILALIILRNLPKQKNQAYILYIAMAMIGLSYIAFMWLDPSISSYLLIDTLMLGAFGVCDLFWWSILVRFFDYSDNPARILGIGSSMNVLGILIGGFLGNKFLYTEGDHTNASVIALIIIFIVLIMLPVLNVQLTRLFKNHIFLVKFAKMDENEQVKTVQEFKYSDYLTEKESEVVKLLLKGYTYKGVADSLFVTENTMKYHIKNIYQKLNINSKMELIKLFSDKE; encoded by the coding sequence ATGGGGATTACAACATTGAATTTGAGATTAGATCAAAGAAAATTTGCTGTTATTTGTTTTTCATTCTTTTTTGCATGGATATTAGCGGTTCCTTTTGAAGGACAAGTACTATATGCATTGACTGAAAAAGCAAATGTGGATCCATCGAAGTATATTTTTATTTCAATACTTGCTAATTTTATTGGACTAATTAGCTGTGGTTTTATTGTAAGAAAACAAATCTCCGCCAAAATAGTAATGATCATATCAATACTGATATGTGTGTCGGGTAGCATGGTTTTTTTTCTGGAATTTTCGATGCTGTGGTATATTGCACTCATTATCGCTTCCTTTTTTGCAGGCTTATTTGTAGCAAGTTTTGGCTTTTATGTTAAGAATTATGCTGCATCTGATCAACGTTATAAAATGGCAGCGGATGTGTTGATTTATTCAAATATCATTATGATTATTATCAATGTCATCACAGTAAATTTGTCTGTTCAATTAGGATTGATGATTTCTATCGCCGTATTATTAGTTGCTTTGGTTGCTGTTTATAAATTAGAGGCTTATCCAGATCATAAGAATACAATTCATAGATCAAAGCTAGAAGAACATAAACAACTCCCAAGTGTTTTGAAGCCATTTCTTATTTTGTGTCTATTCATAACAATCATCACCATTAATTCTGGCTTAATGTATCAAGTTGTTACACCTGCCTATGGTCATTTTGAGGTGTTAGCTAGTTACTATTGGGCAGTTCCGTATATTCTAGCACTCATTATTCTTAGAAACTTACCAAAGCAAAAAAATCAAGCATATATTTTATATATTGCAATGGCAATGATAGGATTATCATATATTGCATTTATGTGGTTAGATCCTTCCATTTCAAGTTATTTGTTGATTGATACACTAATGTTAGGTGCCTTTGGGGTTTGTGATTTGTTCTGGTGGAGTATTCTAGTAAGATTTTTTGATTATTCAGATAATCCAGCTCGGATTTTAGGTATTGGGTCATCGATGAATGTTTTAGGGATATTGATCGGTGGGTTTTTGGGAAATAAATTCTTGTATACTGAAGGAGATCATACAAATGCTTCGGTCATCGCATTAATTATTATATTTATTGTTTTAATTATGTTACCGGTCTTAAATGTTCAACTAACGAGACTCTTTAAGAACCATATCTTTTTAGTAAAGTTTGCTAAAATGGACGAAAATGAGCAAGTGAAAACGGTGCAAGAATTTAAATACAGTGATTATTTGACAGAGAAGGAAAGCGAAGTTGTTAAGCTATTACTTAAAGGGTATACATATAAAGGTGTTGCAGATAGCTTGTTTGTTACTGAAAATACAATGAAGTACCACATAAAAAATATTTATCAGAAGTTGAATATTAACAGTAAAATGGAATTAATTAAGTTGTTTTCAGACAAAGAATAA